A segment of the Agarivorans albus genome:
ATCTCTGAGCGGCCATTAAAAAATGCGCTAGTTTGCAATAAGTGCACTGACTTCTTCCAGCGTCGGTCCGACACATAAAGATCGCCAACTATGCTGCCTTCACCAGCCAAAGGCAAACCTTGCTCAACCAAGTTTTTAATTAGGTACATTTTCTCAAACACTTCGTCACTCATGGTGACTTGGCCAAGTTGCGCTTGCCATGTTTGATACTCTTCGTCACTAATCACAAGGTGTTCGGGGATCTCTTGTAAGCTTTGATTATCGAGCAGCAGGGCTTTGAAGTTGTCTTTTTGCTGAATCCTATTTACAAATACCCGCAGTAACATACGGTCATAAAGCGCTTCTAAGCCGCCATCTTCTTCGGGAAGTTCATTTGAAGCAGAAATAAGTAAGCGCATTGGTACAGGCAAGTTTTCGTAGCTATTTCGAAAAGTGCGCTCATTCACTACCGTGAGTAGGGTATTAAGAATAGCTGGACCTGCTTTCCAGATCTCATCAAGAAAAACAATATGTGCAGTGGGCAAATAACCTTCGGTTAAACGAACGTACTTACCATTATCTTTAAGCTCTTGAATAGATAAAGGGCCAAACACTTCTTCTGGGGTAGAGAAGCGAGTCATTAGGTAATCAAAAAAGCTTTGGCTTTTAAAGGCTTTTACCAAACGTTTAGCAATCATGCTTTTGGCAATACCTGGCGGGCCTAGCAAAAATACACTTTCGCCGGCTAGGGCAGCCAAAAGGCATAGCTTAAAGCTTTCTTCACGTTCGTAGATGCCTGCAGATAAGGCTTTAATAAGACCTTGAATACGCTCTGAGAGCAAGGCTTTGCTTGCTTGATTTAATGGCGAAATTGTTGCCATATCCATCCCTTGATGAGTGTTAGTTTGAAGTTAAGTTCAAACCCACTAAAAGTAGTTGTTGTTAGCACGAAGCCAAGCTATTTATAACTATAGTAACGGCTATAAAAATAGGTTTCGTTGATGTCAGCATCATTTTTCACAGACAAAAAAGGCGCTCTGGGAGCGCCTTTTTATTATCAAGCTAAATCTATCGGACGTTTTTTCCGAGGATTTCGATAACTTGAAGTTGAGCCATTGCTTTAGCAAGTTCAACTTGAGCTTTCGCAAAATCCACATCGCTGTTGGGATTGCTAATGCTTTCCTCTGCAGCTTGTTTAGCTTGTTGGGCCTTGGCTTTATCGAGCTCGTTGCCTCGAATCGCGGTATCTGCCAACACGGTTACGTTTCCTGGTTGTACTTCCAAGAAACCACCCGAGATGTAAATCACCTCTTCGTGACCATGCTGTTTAACCATGCGAACCATACCAGGCTTAATTGGGGTTAGTAGTGGAGCATGACCATGCAATACTCCTAACTCACCCTCTTCACCGGTTACTCGTAAGTGCTCAACGCGGCCAGAGAAAATTTTCTCTTCTGCGCTCACCACATCCAAGTGAACTGTCATCGCTGCCATTTCAGCCTCCTGTTACGCCAATTGGCGAAGCTTACATATTTTTGGCGCGCTCAAGCACGTCATCAATATCGCCTGCATACAAGAACGCTTGCTCTGGAATATCATCGTAATCGCCAGCCAATAGGCCTTTAAAGCTACGGATAGTATCTTTAAGTGGGATAAGTTTACCTGGGTTACCAGTGAAAACTTCAGCTACGTGATAATCTTGAGTTAAGAATTTCTCGATCTTACGCGCACGAGCTACGGTTTGCTTGTCTTCTTCAGACAATTCATCCATACCTAGAATCGCAATAATATCTTTCAATTCTTTATAGCGTTGTAATACGCCTTGCACACCGCGAGCAACTTCATAGTGCTCTTGACCTACGATAAGAGGATCTAACTGACGAGAGTTTGAATCCAGTGGGTCAATCGCTGGGTATAAACCCATTGCTGCAATGCTACGGTTAAGCGTAACGGTTGCATCTAAGTGCGCGAAAGTGGTTGCAGGAGATGGGTCAGTCAAGTCATCCGCAGGTACATATACCGCCTGAATCGAAGTAATCGAACCAGTCTTAGTAGATGTAATACGTTCTTGAAGAACACCCATTTCTTCAGCCAACGTAGGCTGGTAACCTACCGCTGATGGCATACGACCTAACAGTGCAGATACTTCGGTACCGGCCAAGGTGTAACGGTAAATGTTGTCGATGAACAACAATACGTCTTTACCTTCGTCACGGAACTTCTCAGCCATAGTCAAACCTGTTAACGCTACGCGTAGACGGTTTCCTGGTGGCTCGTTCATCTGACCGTAAACCATGGCTACTTTATCAAGTACCCCGGCTTCTTCCATCTCGTAGTAGAAGTCATTACCTTCACGAGTACGCTCACCAACACCAGCAAACACAGATAGACCTGAGTGAGCTTTAGCGATGTTGTTGATCAACTCCATCATGTTTACGGTTTTACCTACACCGGCACCACCGAATAGACCAATTTTACCACCCTTAGCGAATGGACAAATCAAGTCGATAACTTTTACGCCTGTCTCTAGCAATTCGCTAGAGTTAGCCTGCTCTTCATAAGTTGGAGCAGAACGGTGAATTTTGTAACGCTCTTCCGTTTCAATTTCACCTTTGTGGTCAATAGTTTGACCTAGTACGTTCATAATGCGACCTAGGGTGGCATCACCCACAGGCACTTTAATCGCGTCACCAGTATCAACCACTTCTAGGCCGCGACGTACGCCTTCCGATGCACCCATACAGATACAACGAACTACGCCACCACCAATTTGCTGTTGAACTTCAAGAACTAACTCTTCGCCTTGAACTTCTAGAGCATTGTATACCTTAGGTACACTGTCATGTGGAAATTCAACGTCCACAACAGCGCCAATTACTTGGACGATGTTACCGTTACTCATGTTGATTCCTCTAAATATATTGCTTAGTGCCTTGCCTTAAACGGCTGCAGCTCCCGCAGAAATTTCGCTCAATTCTTGAGTAATTGCTGCTTGACGCTCTTTGTTGTATACCAACTGAAGCTCATCAATCAGGTTACCCGCGTTATCGGTTGCCGCTTTCATTGCAACCATTCGTGCAGCTTGTTCACAGGCTAGGTTTTCCACCACACCTTGATACACTTGAGATTCGATATAACGAACTAGTAGGCCGTCGAGAATTTCTTCAGCACTTGGCTCGTATAAATAATCCCAGCTGCGAGACGCAATTTCTGGATCATCTGCTTTAGGCAGCGGCAATAATTGGTCAATCGTTGGTTCTTGTACCATGGTGTTTACAAACTTGTTGTACACCACATAAATGCGATCTAGCTTGCCTTCATCGTAGGCTTCTAACATCACTTTTACGGTACCGATAAGCTCTTCAACGGTTGGGTGATCGCCCAAGCCAGAGTTTTGAGCTACCACATTACCACCGTGGCTGTTAAAGAAGGCTGTTGCTTTACCGCCAATAACGGCAAGGTCAGTTTCAACCCCTTTGTCTTTCCACTGCTGCATGTCGGTGACAACTTGCTTAAACAAGTTAATGTTTAAGCCGCCACACAAACCGCGGTCAGTAGATACCACGATATAACCTACACGCTTGGCTTCTCGTTCTACAGCATATGGATGCTTGTATTCGAGCTTACCTAGCGCGATATGACCAATTACTTTGCGCATAGCTACTGCGTAGGGACGGCTGCTTTCCATTGCGTCTTGCGAACGACGCATCTTACTTGCTGCAACCATCTCCATCGCTTTGGTAATCTTTTGGGTGTTTTTAACACTGCCAATCTTACCTTTAATCTCTTTAGCGCCGGCCATATCTATTGCTCCTATTCGTCAGGTTTGATTACCAAGATTGCGTAGATTTAAAGCTTTCAATTAAGCCTTTAATCGATGCATCAATCTCGTCGTTGTAATCGCCTTTTTCGTTAATAGTCGCTAATAGATCGGCGTACTCGTTGTTAGCGTAAGCTAGCAACGCTGCTTCAAAATCAACAATCTTATCGATTTCTACGTCAGCTAAGTAACCTTTTTCAGCGGCGTATAGACCTAGAGCTTGTTCAGCAACAGATAATGGGCTGAATTGCTTCTGCTTCATTAACTCGGTTACTTTTTGACCGTGGTCTAACTGCTTACGTGTTGCATCATCTAAGTCAGAAGCAAACTGAGCAAATGCTGCTAGTTCGCGGAACTGTGCCAATGCAGTACGAATACCACCAGACAGTTTCTTAATAATCTTAGTTTGTGCTGCACCACCTACACGCGATACCGAAATACCTGGGTCAACCGCCGGACGAGTACCAGAGTTAAACAACTGGCCTGTTAGGAAGATCTGACCATCGGTAATCGAAATTACGTTGGTTGGTACGAATGCTGATACGTCACCGGCTTGGGTTTCAATAATAGGCAAAGCAGTTAATGAACCTGATTTACCTTTTACTTCACCTTTAGTGAACTCTTCTACGTACTGTTCGTTTACCTGAGAGGCACGCTCTAGTAGACGAGAGTGAAGGTAGAATACGTCACCTGGGTAAGCTTCACGGCCTGGCGGACGACGTAGTAGCAAAGAAATTTGACGATAAGCTACGGCTTGCTTAGACAAATCATCATAGATGATTAGTGCATCTTCACCGCGGTCACGGAAGTATTCACCCATGGTACAACCCGCGTAAGGCGCTAGGTATTGTAGTGCGGCTGAATCTGATGCAGAAGCTGCAACAATGGTGGTGTACTCCATTGCGCCGTATTCTTCTAGCTTACGTACTACGCTAGCGATAGTAGAGGCTTTTTGGCCAATCGCTACGTAAACACATTTAATGCCAGAGCTTTTTTGGTTAATGATGGTGTCAACAGCGATAGCTGTTTTACCAATCTGACGGTCACCAATAATCAACTCACGCTGACCACGGCCGATTGGAATCATTGAGTCAATCGCTTTAATACCTGTTTGAACAGGTTTATCTACCGATTTACGTTCCATTACGCCAGGTGCAATTACTTCGATTGGCGAGAAGCCATCGTTGTCTACTGCGCCTTTACCATCAATTGGCTCACCTAGTGTATTTAGTACACGTCCTAATAGGCCACGACCTACTGGAACTTCCAAAATACGACCAGAACTTTTTACTTTGTCACCCTCAGCTAAGTCAGCATAAGGGCCCATTACTACCGCACCTACAGAATCACGCTCTAGGTTTAATGCGATAGCATAACGGTTACCAGGAAGCTCAATCATCTCGCCTTGCATTACATCAGCAAGGCCATTAATGCGAAGAATACCGTCACTTACAGAAACGATAGTACCTTCGTTACGAGCTTCACTGACAACTTCAAACTGCTCAATACGTTGCTTGATCAGTTCGCTTATTTCAGTGGAATTCAGTTGCATGCTCTATTCCCCAATTACGCTTGCAGTGTTTCAGAAAGTTTCGCCAATTGCCCTTTAACAGAGCTATCAATCACTAAATCACCGGCTTGAATAATCACACCGGCCATTAGTGAGGCGTC
Coding sequences within it:
- a CDS encoding ATPase RavA domain-containing protein; its protein translation is MATISPLNQASKALLSERIQGLIKALSAGIYEREESFKLCLLAALAGESVFLLGPPGIAKSMIAKRLVKAFKSQSFFDYLMTRFSTPEEVFGPLSIQELKDNGKYVRLTEGYLPTAHIVFLDEIWKAGPAILNTLLTVVNERTFRNSYENLPVPMRLLISASNELPEEDGGLEALYDRMLLRVFVNRIQQKDNFKALLLDNQSLQEIPEHLVISDEEYQTWQAQLGQVTMSDEVFEKMYLIKNLVEQGLPLAGEGSIVGDLYVSDRRWKKSVHLLQTSAFFNGRSEINPLDLLLLQDCLWHNLEDRQFIQTCIKDYAVNHAFDQLKLKELAEGAERHYQATVDDICEQLTLQFSHDSGLRKDQYKFDFSGAKRYPNKHGGELFKLVVLQSNLSVSEKDKGETRWVYVDANEFSKKIKSGNCEMLGRINEGSELCQLRFDIDINHQLVIKDLANRPLLLGIATQQGIDDDLVASWQQQIDAVLTSIKQAEYELKRSRAQFHGALPHNFISNQLPESIEASLMEVDMMVSGVTSLLDKQAYRMRNINDFFN
- a CDS encoding F0F1 ATP synthase subunit epsilon, which produces MAAMTVHLDVVSAEEKIFSGRVEHLRVTGEEGELGVLHGHAPLLTPIKPGMVRMVKQHGHEEVIYISGGFLEVQPGNVTVLADTAIRGNELDKAKAQQAKQAAEESISNPNSDVDFAKAQVELAKAMAQLQVIEILGKNVR
- the atpD gene encoding F0F1 ATP synthase subunit beta — protein: MSNGNIVQVIGAVVDVEFPHDSVPKVYNALEVQGEELVLEVQQQIGGGVVRCICMGASEGVRRGLEVVDTGDAIKVPVGDATLGRIMNVLGQTIDHKGEIETEERYKIHRSAPTYEEQANSSELLETGVKVIDLICPFAKGGKIGLFGGAGVGKTVNMMELINNIAKAHSGLSVFAGVGERTREGNDFYYEMEEAGVLDKVAMVYGQMNEPPGNRLRVALTGLTMAEKFRDEGKDVLLFIDNIYRYTLAGTEVSALLGRMPSAVGYQPTLAEEMGVLQERITSTKTGSITSIQAVYVPADDLTDPSPATTFAHLDATVTLNRSIAAMGLYPAIDPLDSNSRQLDPLIVGQEHYEVARGVQGVLQRYKELKDIIAILGMDELSEEDKQTVARARKIEKFLTQDYHVAEVFTGNPGKLIPLKDTIRSFKGLLAGDYDDIPEQAFLYAGDIDDVLERAKNM
- the atpG gene encoding F0F1 ATP synthase subunit gamma — protein: MAGAKEIKGKIGSVKNTQKITKAMEMVAASKMRRSQDAMESSRPYAVAMRKVIGHIALGKLEYKHPYAVEREAKRVGYIVVSTDRGLCGGLNINLFKQVVTDMQQWKDKGVETDLAVIGGKATAFFNSHGGNVVAQNSGLGDHPTVEELIGTVKVMLEAYDEGKLDRIYVVYNKFVNTMVQEPTIDQLLPLPKADDPEIASRSWDYLYEPSAEEILDGLLVRYIESQVYQGVVENLACEQAARMVAMKAATDNAGNLIDELQLVYNKERQAAITQELSEISAGAAAV
- the atpA gene encoding F0F1 ATP synthase subunit alpha, coding for MQLNSTEISELIKQRIEQFEVVSEARNEGTIVSVSDGILRINGLADVMQGEMIELPGNRYAIALNLERDSVGAVVMGPYADLAEGDKVKSSGRILEVPVGRGLLGRVLNTLGEPIDGKGAVDNDGFSPIEVIAPGVMERKSVDKPVQTGIKAIDSMIPIGRGQRELIIGDRQIGKTAIAVDTIINQKSSGIKCVYVAIGQKASTIASVVRKLEEYGAMEYTTIVAASASDSAALQYLAPYAGCTMGEYFRDRGEDALIIYDDLSKQAVAYRQISLLLRRPPGREAYPGDVFYLHSRLLERASQVNEQYVEEFTKGEVKGKSGSLTALPIIETQAGDVSAFVPTNVISITDGQIFLTGQLFNSGTRPAVDPGISVSRVGGAAQTKIIKKLSGGIRTALAQFRELAAFAQFASDLDDATRKQLDHGQKVTELMKQKQFSPLSVAEQALGLYAAEKGYLADVEIDKIVDFEAALLAYANNEYADLLATINEKGDYNDEIDASIKGLIESFKSTQSW